The segment CTACGTTTCTAGTTTGAGCAAGTTAATCTTTCCTGGAATTAGATTGGGGGTCTTGGTAGCTCAAGGCGAGAACTTAAAGAAATTAATCTCACTGAAAAAAGAAATAAATAGACGTAACTCTTCCCTGGATCAATTAGTCTTTAACGAGATGCTAAGGAGAGGCATAGTAGAATCGTTAATGGAGAAGTCCAGGTTGTTGTACAGAAGGAAGAGAGATCTTGTCTTTGAAAACATAGTAGAGCACTTTCCTTCCTACGTATCTTGTATTAAGGCTAAGGGCGGATTGTCAGCTTTCTGTAGAGGGGAGAGACCGCTACCCCTAAAGGAGTTAGATATTAAGGTTGATTTAGGAGAGAAGTTCTTCTTTTCGCCAGATCGAGGTAGTAACTCTTTTAGATTAAGTTTCAGTAGAGTAGGCGAAGATGAAGTTGGCCGCGCGATAAGGGAACTAGGAGAAGCAATTAGGGCGCTTGAGAGAACGTTTCGATATTAGAACCACGATGTTGTAATATTCAATCGGGGTCTTAATTGAATGAATGGTTTCCGAGATACGTGCTAACCGTTTAGTACAATTCGTGAGGAAAAATATCTAACTTGAGAACGTGAGAGGTTTTCTGTTCCTCTTAAAGTCTTCAACTGGACAACGTATACACTCTACGTAAGACTTGCCGCTGTTGAATGAGGGGTCCAACTAAACGTCCCCATTGTAAAACGGGTACAAAGCAAGGATTACGGAGTCCTTGTAAAGTCTCTTCCGATCTATCAGCCTTGTGAGCATGCCGACAGCACCTTCTGCACGCTTCGTGTTAGACCCCCGATACACCAGGTCAGTGGCCTCTCCTAACTCCTTACCCTCAAGGACGAGCTTGGAGAGTTCGTTGGAGAGAGTGAAAGTGGGAGATATAGAAAAGTTCTCTTTATCTCTAGACATTGCGTAAATGACGGCGTACGCTACTATCTTTCCTCTATTCCAACAGACACCGCCTTCTATACCTATTCCTATATCACATTCACCGTCTAGGAGAGCCTCCATTGCCCTATTCCTAGCACCTGCGAACGTCTCATCGCACCAAGGCTGAGCGCTCACACCAGAGGAGACGTCTACGCTCTTAATCCTCCATTGGCTATCGATCTCACGTAGGGCGTCAGACACCGCACCAAGCTTAATAGGGTTTGTAGAACCCACGCATATCAACATTTTTATCCACCGATTCATTCATAAAATTATGACAACAATAAAGATTGGTGCGCTAGCTGACTCAGGGGATCTCTATCCTTTCATTCCCATGATGGAAGGTTGGATAAAAGAGGATGGAGTAAACCTTGAATTTGAAATAATTCCAACTGTTCAAGAAGTAAACATGACTGTACTTAGTAAGAGAGCTGACGTTTCCGTTCCTTCTGCAGCTATGTATCCCTATATTCAAGACGATTACTACATTTTAGGAAACGCTGTAGCAACCGCCGTTGACGGTATCACAGGCATGCCCGTTTTATCCACGACCAACATGAGCGTAGAAGATCTTAAGAGATCAACGCTTATCGTTCACGGATCTAACACCTCCGCTTTCACATTGTACAGACTTCTGATAGGAAAATACGGTAAGCTAGCCATAATACCAAAAGTGTTGGATGAGATCAAGGCACTTGGGAAGGAAGGGGACGTGTTGGTTGCCGTTCATGAGATAAAAATGATGTACGCTATGCAGAAGCTTGGGATAAAACCTTTCGTCATAACTAGCATGTGGGACATGTGGACGAAGATATCTGGAGGCGCGCCGATGCCGATGGGAACTGTAGTCATATCTAAAGAGCTAGGAAAGGAAGCCGTCTTAAAGTTCAAAGACCTCTATGAGAGAAGTAAGAGGCTGGCTGAGAAGAACTTGGATAAGGTAATAAAAAGGGACGTAGAGATCATGAGCGAAGCTCAAGGAGTGAACATGGAAAGGGAGATAGTAGAGAAAACTATCTGGGCGGACATACAGGAATATAACGTGCCCATAGACAAGGTTAGGCAAGGACTTGAAAAGTTCTATGAGCTTACGCAAGAGAAGGGGTTGCTGCCTAAGCTTAAGGGTTTAGACATCGTATAGCTTAGATGAAGGGTCGCGTGTAGTCCCTACTGATCGTTCCAACTAAAAGACTAACGTGATCCCTAACGTCATGCATGACCTCCATGACTTCCTTAACGTGCCTCTCAGGTATTGAGAACTCCATTAGATAGGCATGTCCTTCATGACCGCTTAGCGTCATTGAGTATCTAATGAAAGGGAGTAACTCCAAGTTCTCCTTAACGTATTGATAAGGAGTTACAACGTCGAGGACGAAGTCTCTCCTTCCGTAATCTATAATGAAACCTTGCAGATTACCACAATTCAAGGAAGCTCTATGGATTTCGCTAAACGACTTAACGTCAGAAAACCTAGAGAAGGGAAGGGGTTCAGTTTCGCCTTCATATTGAAATTCGAAAAGTTCAGGCTCAAACTTACTGTCCAAGCTTAAATCCCACGAGTCGGATTCCACGTTATACGCCAACGGGTTCCCAGAGTAGTTCTCAAATCTTAGAACCGGAACTCCACGTTCAGAGATGAGAATGAAGAAGTTATCCTTCAAGCTCTTTCTAAAGTAATACGAAGTGTTCGAAGACGTTTGAAAATAAATTCTCAACGCCTTGTTTCGAGGTATTGGAGTGAAGGACAGATTTGAAATAGATTTCAGTAACTTGATTATGTCATTTTTACTCTCTCCCGTTAGCCAAGCTAGAAGATCCACGTCCGGTCCTATCCGCCTCATTAACCTTACCAACTGGTGGAACTGTATCATAGTTGATTATTTTTATAGGTACCGTCCTTATATCTGTCATTACTACGTTGTCTAAGGTGGAGACGATCCTTTGAATCTTTTTCTTAATTTTATAGACCTCAATTATCGGAGTGAATGAGGGTACACCGAATATGATATAAATGGAATAAAACGAACCTAATCTCCTCACGTAAACCTTCCTAACGTCTATCCCGAAACCTCTCAACATTGCTTCTACCCTCTCTCCAAACTCAGATTCACAATTTGCTCCAACCAAGGAAAGAATGGCCTCCTTCATCGTTTTCAACGACTCCTTCAAAATGAAAGCCACTATGGCTATAACTATCCCTAACGAAACGTAATAGTTATCTATGACCAACCCCGCACTGCTAACCCCCTCCATCATAATATCTAACTTGGCGTGGGCGATGTCGTTCTTCACGAGGAGGAGCCAAGAGTACTTCCTTTCTGCGATGTATATACTACCTGTTATCAAAGCGTTAGCTATAGTAAGCCCTGACGCCCAAATAGGCACTGAGGACTTAGAGCTTAGGCTTTGAATTAAAGCGTCCACGGAATAGTATAGGATTAGTAAAGATGAGCCTATAACGATCAGATTCTCTAGGTTATAGAGACCCATTGGGAACCTCTTTGATCTCTTATGAACCACCCTCAGGAATAAAGCTACGAGCAGGATTGTTATAGCATCAACTAAACCGTGATAACTGTCCTCAATTAATATATATGAAGAGAAATACCTCCCGTAATAAAGCTCAAGAATAGAAATAGGGATGAGTGAGATCCCTGATAAAAGAAACAACTTTGATATAGAATTGAACTTTTCTAAGGGAAGCAAACATCATCACCGCTCTCTACCCTTAATATAATGTTACGATAAGACTCTAATAAATTATAACTCTATTAAGAGAGAAGGACAAAGAGCGCAATCGTGGTAGGTTGACTATAACTTGATGTAAACTAAATTACGTCACGCCATGATCCTCATCAGGGGGCACGAATCGCTTCACTCAGTTAATGAAATTACTCTAAAATTAATGAAGAAAACTTTTTAATTAAGGACGACAATTCTTCTTTATGGCTAAGGAAAATAAGAACGAAATAAATGGAATAATGGACTTGATAAAGGCTTTATTCAAAGATGGTAATTGGTACCTAGGTGGTTTCATTATAGCTCTAATATTATTTATTATATTCGATATAGTAGCGTTCACACCTCACTAGCCAATTCTAAACTAGTTTTACCAAGTAAAATACATTACAATACATTACAAAGGTTTTATAAAGTATTATAATGTGTATATTTATGAACTTAGTTGGGTAGAGTAAACATAGCAGCTGATAGTGATCTAATTAAGGAAATAGAGAAGGAAGCTAAGGTTAGAGGTTACACCATATACTCTCTCACTAACCTGGCGCTCAAAGCGATGTTGGAGATGATAAAGACAGGAGAGGACTCGACTAGGTTACAGGATCTGGTCGAGCTTTACAAGGTATTCAAGGATTTGGACGTTATCCCTGTAACCTCCTGGTACATCGAGAACTTAGCCAAGCTAGCTTATGAGAAGGACCAGAAGGGGTTCCAGTCCTTATGCGAAGGTGCTGGGATGCAAGTAGCTTCGTATTTAAAATCGAAGGCCTCAACGTTGGAGGAACTAATGCTTTTCTACGAAAACGTGAAGTCAACGCTCCCAATAAAGGACCTAAAGATAAGGAAATTAGAAGGGGACGACATAGAACTTAGGTTAACAGGGACAGGATTTAGTCTGGAATCCACGTTCTGCGCTTCTATGGTATTCAAGAAGATAATTGAAAGTTATGGTTTCACTATAGTGGAGATCGTACCTTCGCCTGGAGGAATAATTTACGTCAGAGCTAGGGTAAATCAACCTTGAGCACAGGAGGAAATTAGCCGACAAACTACGTGTTGTGTTTCCAGAGTCTTATCGCTTATGGATAAGGAACTCCCAGACAGCTTTCTAACTTCTGGGTCAAAGTCGCCGTGCGGGAACGCTCCTACCCCTATGAATTCCTTGGAGTTGCAAAGCGATGATGGGTTGACCCTCTGGCCTTTCTCATCTAGCAATATCAGACCTCTGTCCCTTATTACCTCTTCTAAAGTTAGAGTAGAAACTTCCATCAAAGGGTCACCTTCCAATGGGACTCTCCCATAAACTAATAACTGTTCCATCAAACCTACAAACCTAAGGTAGTTCTTAGGAGGTCTCATCTTCCTCGAGACCTTAATTATCCTGGAATCTACGGTGTGAATAAGAACCTCTCCTCTAAATTCAGGATCGGTCAGGACCATAGTTAATACGGTATGGACTATATCGGGTCTCCCTCGTTTCTCTCTATTAGGCAGATCTCTCATAGCGTGATAGTGGAGAGAGATGTCCAGCAAGACTTTTGATGGGTCCTTTCCAACCTTTAGCGCGTTCTTCACCACACTAGGGTGATACCTTATCTGCTCTGGAACTAGTTCCAATGATGACTCTATTAAGATTATATCCATCGAGGAAACGGAACAACATTAGATAAAAAACTATTTACGTTTATAACATCAATGACCAAAAGGGCTATCTTAGAGAGATCAGAAGAACTCATAGATCTGGCCTATCAAACAGCGTTAGAAGGTAACCTAGATCTCTCAAGGAAATACGTGAAGTTAGCGTTAGCGTACTCCTCTAAGGCGCGTATAAAATTGCCTGTAAGCTATAAGAGAAGATTTTGCAGGGTATGCCTTACGCCTCTAGTTCCAGGTCTAACGGAAAGAAGGAGAATTAGATCAAAGATTTTAATCAGGACTTGTCTAGTATGTGGGTGGATAAGGAGATATGACACGAGAGACGCAAAGAAACTCAAAGGTATTGGTGGAGGGCGCAGAGGTAAGGATAGGGAAGAAAGGGTTCACTCACGAGATGAAAGAGGAGATAAGCAGGCACTTAAAGGATCACAAAGTCGTTAAAGTTAAGATAATAAACAAGTCTCTGGGACGAAAAGAGGTGGCAGAGGCGGTAGCTAAGGAGACCGAGAGTGAATTGGTAGAAATAAGAGGAAGGACATTTATACTGAGGAAAAATGATAGCGCTTGACTACATTAACTGTACTGGCCACAGGAACGTTTTAGCTAAACATCAGACAACGCTGGAGATAACTAAGGAGAATTACCTAACCCCTAGGGGAGACTGTATAGTCTGCATTAATTCCAACAAGGGGGCAAAGGACCTATCAGATAACGTTAAGTCGATACTCAAGACGGAAGGATATGGCTACCTCGTTTTGTTAAAAGACGGGTTAATGGACGTAATATCAGGGAGGGGATCACAAAACCTCACCTTCACATCAGAGGTGAAGATGATAGTCAGGAAATCCGATTTCATTTCCGACGCAACGATATTAATCAAAGCTAATAAGTCGGCTAAGGACTTAAGAAGAGATCTAGTTTTAAGGCTAAAGGAGGGCATAGCCTTAGCGTTAATTATCGCATCTGAGAAACCTCTTCATGATGAAGAGATCCTTAGAGTAATCATTGACTCTCTCCCAGCCAGCGTCAAGCTTCCCGAGTTTATAAATTACAGCCTTAAGTGAAACCCTGCATATCTCATTGACGAAGTCGTCTATGGCTGTAGGGTTATCACCCACCGCTAAATCGAACGCCTTATCTCTAAATGGGAGATACTTGCCGTCATATTGAACCAAGTCTAGGAGTATCTTACTCGAATTAAGGTGAACTGACTTGAGTGCCATGAGAAGACCGTCTAGGTTGATATCTCCAGCAACGGCGTAACCTAACTTCTTTGAAAGAGGTATGGCTAGAGCACCGTAACCTGTGAAAACGTCAAGTACCTTCCCTCTGTCTATCTCATTTACGATCCTCAACCTCTCTGTGGCCATAGATGGATTAACGTAGACCTTAGAGACGTCAACGAAATACTTAATGCCGGACTCTGAAAATATCGTGGTGGTTCTGTTTTCGCCAGCTACGTGAATGAGCTCGTTCACCCTAAACTCTCCTTTCACTTTCTTCCTTATGAAGAGGCTTTTAGCCCTATAGGTCTTCAAGATTAGATCTAACTCCTCCCCCCTAATTTCTCTCTTAGGTGATATGATCAGTATATCTCCAACCTTGTAAAATGAGGAGAGACCTGGAATTAACTCGTTTAATCTAGGGGTTCTCTCTTTAGGCAACGGATTACACTCCACTAGTTCTCCTTGAAAATTCGAAACTGGAATGAGGGCGTATTCCCCATCAAAAATTATGTTGTACCCAGGATGAACTTCCACTCCCTTTAGCTCCCCTAACTTCCTCCTGGGTACCTTCAAGCATTTCATTAAAACTGAGAAATCACTTCTTGAACTTATCCATTTCGGAGCTGTGTCCCGCGAACACCGAGGCGTTAGGATCTACAAATTTCTTAGCAACGCTAGTGGCAATAGCGGCCTGCCCGAATCCTACAGCTATCAGCGCCAACTTAGGTGATCCGTCTACTGAAGCTATGTCTCCTACAGCGTATACCCCCGGAAGATTAGTTTCCATCTTAGCGTTCACCAATATATCCCTCCCTTTCATGTTGAGACCCCACTTCAACATGTTGCCTAGATCACCCTTATGTCCTATACTTATGATTACGGAATCAACGTTAAGGGTCTTCTCCTCTTTGGTCCTGTTGTCGAAAATCACCGCCTGAGTTACCTTGTTTCCATCCCCCTTTACCTCCTTGAGTTCGTGCCAAGTGTAGACCTTAGCTACCTCAAACATCTCCTTGACGCTCCTCTCATGTGCCCTGAATTGATCCCTTCTGTGTATTAAGGTGACTTCCTTCGCTATTGGGGCCAAGGTGAGGGCCCAATCTACAGCGGAATCTCCGCCTCCTACTATCAAGATCCTCTTACCTTGAAAATCGTTCTTCCGCCTCACAGTGTAATATAACCCTTTATTCTCGTACTCAACCTCTCCTTTAGCTCCTAACCTACTAGGGGTTATCTTCCCAATGCCTGCAGATATGAGTACGGTTTTAGTCTTGAACTCTCCTCCCTTATCAGTTTTAACTACCCACATCCCGTCTTGGGTTCTCTCCAGTACGTCCGCCCATTCCCCGATCCTTATATCGGGACCGAACATCTTAGCCTGCTCAATGAGCCTCTGAGCTAAGTCGTATGCCTGAATACCCGCGAAACCTCCAACATCGTACACCATTTTTTCTGGATATAAGGTAACTAATTGTCCACCTAATTCGTCTTGAGAATCTACCAATAACACCTTCATATCTCTGAGCCCGCTGTAGAAGGTTCCAAACAGACCTACGGGTCCTCCACCTATTACTACAACGTCGTATTCTCCCATGATTATCATGTGACTGATTAATTTATACTATTTAAACTTTCCGACATTAGTCATGAACAGAAATGACATTGACCTTATTAATTTTAAACTCTAGAATCTTTCATTATATAAAATTAGATATAAATTTTCTCAATTAAAAACATTTAATCTTTACAGCTCTCAAAATCATAAGAGATATAAATTAACGTTATAGATTGATATCAGATGTTCGAAGTCGTTTTGTTGATCCTAACAGTTCCGTTGATAGCTATGAGCAGCCTGTGGTTAAGATACTATAGAAAGATAATGTATGAAGCGCTTAGCTTCCCTGGGAGTGATTACACGGAGAGCGTTTTTCACCTTATGCCCAGTCAATCTATAGAATTGCAAGTTAATGGGAAGTGCGTGCTCATAGTTAACGGCGTCTCTAGCTGGGTAACCATGAGGGTAAATGGAGGGCCCAAGCAGAAGGTGTTTAAGGTGAGATTACTTAACGCTAAAGGGAAGGTCGTAATAACTAACGAGAGTAGGGTCTTTCAGGTGTCGCTAATCGTGAGATGCGAGGCAACGATTTAAAAATATTTAACATATTCTATATTAAGAACACATTAAAATTTAGTTTTATACGTACTTGTAAAATATAATTTTTGATAATACGCAATTATTTTTCAGGAAAAGTCTGCTCATGAAGGTGAAAAGGTAGATTCTGAGGCTGATGTGAGATGAGGGAAAACGTTAGTAACAGCCCTTGTGTAACACGAAGGACGTTTAGTCGATCACCGCATTAAGCCCTGGTCTAATGACAAAGCTTAACGTAGAACCACGTCTGAAAAAGAATTATTAGATGATGTGATGACCATAGAAGCGGATGAGACTTAAAATAATACACAAGGAGAGTCCAGAGATATATCCTTTAGTCGATGAGATCAGAAAGCTAGCCCTCTCCATGGGCTTCGTTTTAGATGATAGAAACGCGGACTTAATTCTAGCTATAGGTGGAGATGGAACTCTCCTGAGAGCAATAGACTACGGCAAACCCATAATGACAGTTAAGGCTGGGAGAAGGGGGTTCCTAATGGATGTTGAGCCGAAGCACGTTGAGGAGGCTTTAGATAGGCTTAAGAAGGGAGATTACATTGTTGAGGAATACCCTCTGATAAAGGTGAAATTCCCGGGAGGGGAAAGAGAGGCATTTAATGAGGTAGGAGTCCTTTACGATGAGCCAGAGAGCATAGTCATAACGGTATCGATCTCAGGTACCAGTTTCACTGTGGAAGGTGACGGAGTTCTTGTGTCAACCCCTCAAGGTTCTACTGGCTGGAGCATGTCCATAACAGGTGTCTTTTTGATGACAAAGGATTCGCTAGAAATATCATTAGTTAGTCCTATACTTACGCCAGTAAAATCTTTAATAGTCCCAAGAACTGAAATAAACTTGATAATGGAAAGCAAAGGATATGATCAAAAAGCTCGTGTTGTAGTTGATGGAAACGTGGTAGGGAACACAAAACCTGGTGAAAAGATAGTTGTCTCTCCATCCAAAAACGCGATTATTTACAGATTCTTTAAGATAGATCCTGTAAGAGGTATCATGAGTTGGAGAAAGTAATTTTCGATACTGCTGGGTTCTTAAGTGGCCTTCAGAACTCGTTCGACCGGGTCTTTACAACGCCTCTAGTGATAGAGGAAGTTAAGGATCTTCACTCCATGGGTAACCTTTCCTTTTCAATGATCACCAACAAGGTTGTAGCCATGGAACCGTCTCCTTCTGCCCTTAAGGTAGTTGAAAAAGTAATAAGGGAGATCAACGAACGCAGCCTAACTAAAACAGATAAATCAGTTATAGGTCTAGCGATTGAC is part of the Metallosphaera cuprina Ar-4 genome and harbors:
- a CDS encoding DUF84 family protein; the protein is MLICVGSTNPIKLGAVSDALREIDSQWRIKSVDVSSGVSAQPWCDETFAGARNRAMEALLDGECDIGIGIEGGVCWNRGKIVAYAVIYAMSRDKENFSISPTFTLSNELSKLVLEGKELGEATDLVYRGSNTKRAEGAVGMLTRLIDRKRLYKDSVILALYPFYNGDV
- a CDS encoding MqnA/MqnD/SBP family protein, which gives rise to MTTIKIGALADSGDLYPFIPMMEGWIKEDGVNLEFEIIPTVQEVNMTVLSKRADVSVPSAAMYPYIQDDYYILGNAVATAVDGITGMPVLSTTNMSVEDLKRSTLIVHGSNTSAFTLYRLLIGKYGKLAIIPKVLDEIKALGKEGDVLVAVHEIKMMYAMQKLGIKPFVITSMWDMWTKISGGAPMPMGTVVISKELGKEAVLKFKDLYERSKRLAEKNLDKVIKRDVEIMSEAQGVNMEREIVEKTIWADIQEYNVPIDKVRQGLEKFYELTQEKGLLPKLKGLDIV
- a CDS encoding cation transporter, translated to MLPLEKFNSISKLFLLSGISLIPISILELYYGRYFSSYILIEDSYHGLVDAITILLVALFLRVVHKRSKRFPMGLYNLENLIVIGSSLLILYYSVDALIQSLSSKSSVPIWASGLTIANALITGSIYIAERKYSWLLLVKNDIAHAKLDIMMEGVSSAGLVIDNYYVSLGIVIAIVAFILKESLKTMKEAILSLVGANCESEFGERVEAMLRGFGIDVRKVYVRRLGSFYSIYIIFGVPSFTPIIEVYKIKKKIQRIVSTLDNVVMTDIRTVPIKIINYDTVPPVGKVNEADRTGRGSSSLANGRE
- a CDS encoding 16S rRNA methyltransferase → MDIILIESSLELVPEQIRYHPSVVKNALKVGKDPSKVLLDISLHYHAMRDLPNREKRGRPDIVHTVLTMVLTDPEFRGEVLIHTVDSRIIKVSRKMRPPKNYLRFVGLMEQLLVYGRVPLEGDPLMEVSTLTLEEVIRDRGLILLDEKGQRVNPSSLCNSKEFIGVGAFPHGDFDPEVRKLSGSSLSISDKTLETQHVVCRLISSCAQG
- a CDS encoding ribonuclease P protein component 4, yielding MTKRAILERSEELIDLAYQTALEGNLDLSRKYVKLALAYSSKARIKLPVSYKRRFCRVCLTPLVPGLTERRRIRSKILIRTCLVCGWIRRYDTRDAKKLKGIGGGRRGKDREERVHSRDERGDKQALKGSQSR
- a CDS encoding YhbY family RNA-binding protein, with amino-acid sequence MEGAEVRIGKKGFTHEMKEEISRHLKDHKVVKVKIINKSLGRKEVAEAVAKETESELVEIRGRTFILRKNDSA
- a CDS encoding DUF371 domain-containing protein, which translates into the protein MIALDYINCTGHRNVLAKHQTTLEITKENYLTPRGDCIVCINSNKGAKDLSDNVKSILKTEGYGYLVLLKDGLMDVISGRGSQNLTFTSEVKMIVRKSDFISDATILIKANKSAKDLRRDLVLRLKEGIALALIIASEKPLHDEEILRVIIDSLPASVKLPEFINYSLK
- a CDS encoding methyltransferase, whose amino-acid sequence is MKCLKVPRRKLGELKGVEVHPGYNIIFDGEYALIPVSNFQGELVECNPLPKERTPRLNELIPGLSSFYKVGDILIISPKREIRGEELDLILKTYRAKSLFIRKKVKGEFRVNELIHVAGENRTTTIFSESGIKYFVDVSKVYVNPSMATERLRIVNEIDRGKVLDVFTGYGALAIPLSKKLGYAVAGDINLDGLLMALKSVHLNSSKILLDLVQYDGKYLPFRDKAFDLAVGDNPTAIDDFVNEICRVSLKAVIYKLGKLDAGWERVNDYSKDLFIMKRFLRCDN
- a CDS encoding NAD(P)/FAD-dependent oxidoreductase, which codes for MGEYDVVVIGGGPVGLFGTFYSGLRDMKVLLVDSQDELGGQLVTLYPEKMVYDVGGFAGIQAYDLAQRLIEQAKMFGPDIRIGEWADVLERTQDGMWVVKTDKGGEFKTKTVLISAGIGKITPSRLGAKGEVEYENKGLYYTVRRKNDFQGKRILIVGGGDSAVDWALTLAPIAKEVTLIHRRDQFRAHERSVKEMFEVAKVYTWHELKEVKGDGNKVTQAVIFDNRTKEEKTLNVDSVIISIGHKGDLGNMLKWGLNMKGRDILVNAKMETNLPGVYAVGDIASVDGSPKLALIAVGFGQAAIATSVAKKFVDPNASVFAGHSSEMDKFKK
- a CDS encoding NAD(+)/NADH kinase, whose product is MRLKIIHKESPEIYPLVDEIRKLALSMGFVLDDRNADLILAIGGDGTLLRAIDYGKPIMTVKAGRRGFLMDVEPKHVEEALDRLKKGDYIVEEYPLIKVKFPGGEREAFNEVGVLYDEPESIVITVSISGTSFTVEGDGVLVSTPQGSTGWSMSITGVFLMTKDSLEISLVSPILTPVKSLIVPRTEINLIMESKGYDQKARVVVDGNVVGNTKPGEKIVVSPSKNAIIYRFFKIDPVRGIMSWRK
- a CDS encoding NOB1 family endonuclease, producing the protein MEKVIFDTAGFLSGLQNSFDRVFTTPLVIEEVKDLHSMGNLSFSMITNKVVAMEPSPSALKVVEKVIREINERSLTKTDKSVIGLAIDLSPAVVFTDDFSVQNVLMKLGIKFSPVRLGRAAQEIKTFTYVCESCGRVYKEPKQECPICGGKIRKSAIKSNQRN